The following is a genomic window from Phycisphaeraceae bacterium.
GCACCCGGAGCGTCGCAAGGCCGGCCGCCATCGCCAGCGGATTGCCGCTGAGCGTACCCGCCTGATACATCGGGCCGTCCGGCGCAACGGAAGACATGATTTCACGGCTGGCACCATAGGCGGCACAGGGAAGCCCGCCGCCGATCACTTTGCCCAGACAGGTGATATCCGGCTTGACGCCATAGAGCGTCTGGGCGCCTCCGTAGGCCACGCGAAAGCCGGTCATCACTTCATCGAACAGCAACAACGCCCCATGCCGAGTCGCCAGCCGTCGCAGACCCTGCAAATATCCCGGAGCCGGCGGCACACAACCCATATTGCCCGCGACAGGCTCAATCGCGATGCAGGCGATTTTTTCTCCCTGCTGAGCAAAAAGTTTCGTCATCGCAGCCAGATCGTTGAAGGGAACCAGCAGCGTGTCCGCGATCGCTGTCGTCGGCACGCCCGCCGATCCGGGTACGCCGCAGGTGGCTGCCCCACTGCCAGCTTCGGCAAGCAGCGCGTCAGCGTGACCGTGATATCCGCCCGTGCATTTGACGATCCTGCTCCTGCCCGTCACCGCTCGCGCCAGCCGGATTGCGCTCATCGTTGCTTCCGTGCCGCTGTTCACAAAACGCACTTTCTCGATCGACGGCAGCGCGTCGATGACCATTTCCGCCAGCTCGCTTTCCGCTTGCGTGGGCATGCCAAAGCTGGTGCCGCGTCTGGCAGCCTGTGCGACGGCTTTGATCACCGTCGAGGGCGCGTGCCCCAGGATCAGCGGGCCATAGCTGCCGACGTAATCGACATATCGCCGCCCGTCGAGATCGGTGACAAACGCACCGCGTCCTCGGGTGATGAAGATAGGATCACGGCCGACGGATCGGTATGCGCGTACGGGGGAATTGACGCCGCCGGGCAGGAGCTTTTTTGCTCGGACGAAGGCACGCGAGGATTTTGCGTATCGCGGAGCCTGAGTTTTTGGCATAAGAACGGGAGTTTATCAGAGTAAAAAAAGACGTGGCCCGCCGCTGCGAGCCACGTCGTGTGAAATCCGTGATTTAAGGTCTGCTCGGCGAATCAATCACCGCTCGGAGCGATGGCGTCGGAGCATGAGCAGGCCGCCTGCCGCCAGCAGTGCGAGGCTCGCCGGCTCAGGGATAAACAGGTTGGTCAGCTTCACCTGGCCGCCGCTGGCGACCAGAGCGTCGTAGTAGAGCCGCCCCGTCGAGGTATCCACATCAATACCCACGAGATTCGGTGTGCCGATGAGACTACCCGTGTAGGTGAAGATCACCAGATCCTGCGTCAGGTCCGTATGACCGTAGATGTGCAGCGTGAAATCATTGAGCGTCAGGTCGCCGTTGACCTGCACCGTGCCCGGCACGCCGGTCAAATCGATGCCGATATCGATCGAAGTGGCGGTAGCGAGCGGGTCCGCCAACTGCGTAAAGCTGCCCACGGTCAGCATCGGGTCGCCCAGATCGATCGCTGAACCGTTGGTGACGTAGAAATCACCCGCCATGTCGAGGTTCTGGGCGAGCTTGATGTTTCCCTTGTCGGCTGACGAGTTACCGACGCGGATATCAACGGTCGAGTTGAGATGACGGTCAATGGAGATATTCCGGGCGGTCGCCGGGCTGCCGTTGAAGATGATCGTGCCGTCGGTGTAGCTGTCCGCGCTGTCAGCACCGTAATCGGTAAAGTTTCCACCGACCGAAAAAGTCGAATTACCCAGAGAAAGCGGGTTGCCGCTGGTAGGTGCGTAGATCACCACGTCGGACTTGACACTCTGCGCCCAATTATTGACCAGGCTCATGGCTCCCTGGGTCGGGTTTCCACTTTCACCGATATCCATCTGGTAGGCCTGTTGATCGCCATAGGTGTACATCATCACCGAGTTGGTCAATACGAGGCGGCTGCCGGGCATCCAGTTGTTGGTGTTACCGCCGGACCACATCCAACCCGAGGCTTTAATGGTCACGCCCGATTCGATGATCGAGTGGTAAATCCCCGGCCCGTATGAATCGACAATGCTGCCGCCCGGCACGGAGTTCTTGAACGTCACATAGTCGTAGGTACCGATGTACGCACCGAGGGTGTAACCGTTCAGGTCGATCACCATCTTAGAAGCATCACCCGTGGTGTTGTTCACCGTGAACGTCCAGGGGTATCCATACTGATAAAGATTCCCGCCAAGCTTCAGGGTATTGACCCCCGAGCTGGTGGGTGTCTGCGTCATGGTGAACTCAAACACGTTGCTGGTAACAGTCGGCGTAGTGATGGTACGGTCGCCGGTCGTCTCGCCGATGATGACCTTATCGCCCGCCGGGTAGTATTGGCCGATCTGTCCGGGGATCACACCCGTTCCCGTGAGCGGAGTGGGCACTGTCGAATCGGTGTAGGTCCAGTTGCTGCCGTCGTACCAGTCATAATTGCCCGCCGTCCCACCTGAAAAATTGAATGTGACGGGGTTAACCAGGGCGTGGGCTGGGAGCGTACCAGTCAACAGTGCGAGGCCGACAGGAAGTAGAACACGGGCACACTTCGACGCAGCGCGGGAACGAGCCATGATCCTTCTCCTTCAGTTGATGCTGACCACAGGGCACGAGTTCGACCTACCGCATTCCGTTGCCGGCGTATCATCACCGGCTGCGGAAACCCCGGAAGAATAAGAGCGGACAAGTGAATTACCGATTTGTGCGACGGCGGAGCAAGAGCAGACCACCCGCCGCCAGCAGAGCAAGGCTCGCCGGCTCAGGGATTTCCAGCCGCAACACGTCGTTGCCACCGATTGAACGGATGCCGTAGAAATAATCTCCCGCTCCCAAGCCAAATCCCGCCATCAGCGAATTCATGTTGTCCGATGCAGCAGCATACACGATGGATGGGGCAGTGACAAGGTCAAAATATTCAACCGGGCCCGTCGCATGAGGCGTATAACCGCCGAGGACGGAGTAGAACAAATCTCCGTTAATGGTTACCACGCCATTCGTTACGGTGATTGTGTCGTTGTCCAGAGGTGCGCCGTTGAGGCCGAACTCCATGTCGATACCCCCACCTAGATTAACAGTGAGGTTCCCGTCGCTGATAGTCAGATCACCGTAGGCGGCACTGGCGGTCAGATCACCCGGACGGATGCGGCCATAGGTGGTGTCATCCGAAGTGTCACCGGCTGTACCAGCGTTGTTGAGGAGGCCGACGTTGACATCGAGGCTCAAAGCTCCGACCGCTCTGGTGATCGAACCGTTTCCTCGGAGGATACCGCCAACATTGACCACACCCGCCTGACCCGACGAGCCGACCCGGAGCGTGCCGGTATCGAGCGTCACGGTGCTCTGATCGATGGTCGCGGATGCAGCCAGCCGCTTGGCGTTGATGGTCATCGTCTGGGCGACGGTCATCAGCGCGCCGTTCTTCACGGTGATCGAGCCGTTGCCGTCGTTGCCGTTGGTGACGCCCATCGTCAGGTTACGGAAGTTAAGAGAAGAGGTCGCGCCGTCCACGGTGACCCTGGCAAAAGTCGAGTCGCCGGAATAGAAGCGGTAATAGCCCATCTGCACATCGCGTGCGGTCCAGCTGCCGCCGGTATCGATGACCGTTTCCGACGGATTGAAGTAGCTATAAGTCCCGTCGTTGGCTTCGACGATGCCGCCCGACTGCACGTTGAAGTAGGCAACGCCCGGAGTTTGTGCCGTATTGAGCGTGTGCGCGTGGAATTTGCCACCGTTGGTGACATTGATCGTCGCCCCGCCGTTGACCTGCGTGAATTGTCCGCCGCCAGCCTGGTAGGTGTTGAACTCCGAGCCGGCACCATCAATGTTCACGGTGGCGGTTGATCCGTTGTAACCGTTGGCGATGAAGACGTTGCCGGAATGTTCCAGCTTGGCCGCAAAACCCAGTGAGTCGTCGATGTTAAGTGTGACCGTGGAGATCGGGGGCGCACCGGTGCCCTGACTGATCAGCAGCGCAACGTAAGGCGCGTCCCCGGAGTTGAGGAAGTTGCGCATCGAGTTGGTACCCGCCACGGAGCTGGAGACGGTGACCTCCGCGGTTTCCCCGGCGAGCGTCCCGATGCGGGCACCATCGCCGAAGTTGTAGGTCGTAATCGCGTCACGGGCGATGAGGCTATATCCCGACAGATCAAAAATAATCTTGTCCGAACCGATGCGATACCAACTGGTATTGATATCTCCGGTCAGACCGACGGTGTACGGAGAGCCGGCGTTGTTATTGAAAAGAATGAAGTCGGTCGAGCCGGGCACGCTGTCAGTCCCCTCGCCGGGAATAGAGTTGCCGTCGCTATCCCAGTTGGTGAGGCTGTTGACCGTGCCATTGAGCGACGGATTGGCGAGCCAGTTGTGATCGAGTGCCAGGGCCGGCGTTCCGACCGCGGCAGCTGTCATGAGGCTGGCGAGCAACGTTCGAGTCGAGAGGTGAATCTTGCGAGACATGCTGGTTCTCCCTTGTTTGGTATCAGTCAACTACTGTTACATGAGTTCTCTGCAAAACACCTCCCGCGGTTTCCCGCAGGAGGTGCGGATGGAGCATTGTTTAAGTCACCGGACCGAGCGACGGCGGAGCATGAGCAGGCCGCCTGCCGCCAGCAGAGCAAGGCTCGCCGGCTCAGGGATCAGGGTCGCGGTGATCGTCAGATTGACCGGATCGCCACCGCCGTCGAGTGTTCCTGAAATCGTGCTGAAGGTTGAGTTGCTCGGCCCGCCGGTGGTGACGAACCAGTACAGGTCGCCCGCCTGCGCCAGCTTCGGCGCCCAGTTCACGTCGCCGACAACCACGGATCCAGCCCAGGGAGATCCGTCACCCTTGACCGCATCGCCGGTCGCACCAAAGGTCTGATTCTGGAGGTTTTCAAAATCCGCCAGGAGTTGTCCCGCGTTGCCCGGCGTCAGGACGATGTCGAACGTGTATTCCCAGGTGGTCGGCCCGCTCTGTACCGTTACGGCGTTGAACACCGGCTGCTGGTAGGAGACATAAATCGCACCCAAGGAATGATCGGACTCGACCTTGAAGTGGGCAATGATGCTCTTGGGCGAAACCGACAGGCCGGAGAAACCCGCGTACTGCTCATATCCGGGCATCGCTGATGTCGTGCCATCGCCTACGAAGAACGCATAGTCCTCAGTGCTCTGTCCGGGGTTGTAAAGATTGTCCACCGAGACGTAGCCAGGCAGTGCCTTGATTATCTGCGGCCCTGCATTCGCACCGATGGAATAGGGAGGGAAGGAACCGTAGATGTAATACACCCCCGTCTGACCGCTCACGTTCGCTACGTTATTGGCGTTGTAGGTGACCGTCTGGGTGTTCATGTAGATCGTGGAATCACCCGGAGTAAAACCGGTGGCCATCGAAGCCGGGCCGGTGTTGTACTGGTTATTCGAGACAAAGACGACTTCATCGCCCGTGGCACCGGTGATGAAGTAGCTATCGCTGCTCCCTGCACCGCTGTTGTGATACCAGTCCATGCCATAGGTCGTGTTGGGCAGCAACGTACCTAGGTTGATCGATGCGCCGGGGCTGCTGAAGCTTTGATAGACCAACGGGTTTACCCCGTCGCCGATCTGTAAGCCTGCGTGGGCTGGGTAACCGTTGAGATCAATCGTGATTCCAGCTCCTGCAAGTGATGTGGAAGCGGCCAGTGCGAGTGAGGCGACAATGAGTTTTCCAGTGCGACGCATGATGAGTTCTCCATCCGTTAAGGGTTTCGAGGTGCTCCAGACCTGAATGCTTTTTCAACTGCTGACCACACCACGAGTGCGGCAGCCATGTTTTATTCCGGATCAGATCAACCGTGCTTATTGGTTGCCGGCCGATCTGACTCAGGGTGCAACACGCATCCTGACGGGATCAGGTAATACGAACGCCATGCCACAGCCAGCATCCGAAGCGAATTTTTCGGAGCTGACCACGCAGCTTGGACTTAAAACGATTTTTTCGACTAATTCGAGAGAAACGTCTCTTAGCATTTGGCTCAATCTCCCCGCCAATCAGACCAACGGAATATTACCTCATAAATCCGAAAAATGTATCATAATAACACTTATTTTGTTTGCAAACAATATATCTTCAACGCTCATAGAGCTTTGAAGAGAGTCGTGTCGTTTCGATACAGGCGTCGTGTTCCGAAACCTCAAACCAGCACCAGAAACGTCGCTTGGCGAACGATTCCTGGCTGGCCGGGATGGAACTGATTTCCAAAGTTATTCGCTTCAAACGAAGCTGCATCGCCCGCTCAATCAACGAGCTAAACGACACACGCTCAGGTCGGCAAAACGACCTCGGACCAGTTCAACGAAAGACCGAAACGACTCTAAGTGTTGTTTAATCAAATAATTGGTTCAGGCCATCAAAACTCCTTTCTTTCATTGAAATCTGGTTCAGAAGCTGGAAATCCAGCCTGTCGATCCGCTGCCAGCTCGCTGCCGGCAGCTAACGCTTCACGCAAACCAGGCAGCACCGACAAGGTGCTGCAGCTCTTAGCGGGATGCGCCTTCAAGCGCAGCTTGAAATGGCTTTAATGCAAAGTTGATGCCCAAAGGCAACCAGTCCGGAACACCACTTGAAAATATCGGACTACCTTTGATATGTTTTGCTCAGCTTGGGTCGGCCACGCCTCGACGGCAGCCGTCTGTCGGTGAGATTGCCGCAAATTGTCACAAGTCACTTGCACTTAATTCAGTATCAAAATAATACATTTTTTCGAAATTCCTCTTGACACCGCCATCAATACGGATCAAGCTAGTTGGAGTTATCGCACCAACAATACAGCCCTGCGTAGGGCCAAGGGAAAGGAGAATCATCAGTATGCGTATGTCACTCAAGCTTCTAGGCGGTTTCGCAACACTTCTGCTGGCGGGGGTTAGTCCTTCCGTCGTGTTCCCCGCCACCGTCCCCATCGAACTGACCAACCACACCACGGACAACACCCTTTACCCGGGCGACACCCGTGCAGACGGCGCGACCTCCGAAGTAGCCTTTGTAAACGACTTTGATCAGACGCTCTCCACCAAAATGGAAGTCACCACGGGTGGCTTGGGAACCTCCAAAGTCGGGCCGTTCTTTTACCAAAGCGCTTCCTACAATCCCGCTGCACCAGTACCGATCGGCTTCATTGGTGATCTGAAAGCCCTGACTTACGACTGGTACCGTGAAAGCCCGGATTCCATCCCCAAGACAAACGCCTGGTACTCTGCGGCTATTCGTATTTATGTCGGCATTGACAGCCCCGCCAGCCCGACCGGCGAGCTGATCTGGGAAAACGCCTACAACGAGTCCTACGAGTTCACCGCTGCCGACGACACCTGGGTCAACAATTACGATATCGTCGATCAGGGTGTTACGAACGGCTCCTCCGCAGGTCGGTTTTATCTGCGAGCTGATCCGGATGGAGCTGGTGCGTCTCCAAGGCAGAATTACGGTGACTCCAGCGGCTTCACCCTGGCGCAGTGGCTCGCGCCCGTCACCGATCCGACGAGCGTTCGCTTCCTCAACCCGACCTGGCCAACGGTCAGCGTTGACAGGTACGTCTATGGCGTCACGTTCTCCGTCGGCAGCGGTGCCCCGGTTGGCGTCGGCTACGTAGATGATGTCACGCTCTTCATCCCTGAGCCGGCGAGCCTCTCGCTCCTGGCTGCAGGCGGCCTGCTCATGCTCCGTCGCCGTCGCGCCTGAGTCAGCAGGTTACGAGCAACACGATTCCTCCAAAGCCGACCCCGCAACGGGTCGGCTTTTTTCATGGTGTGAATCTGCTGATTCGCCGCGCAGATCACGACCGCGCGGACCGCCGCATTCCTGCGACAGCGCGGAGGGCATTGCCGCATCGCGTTCGGAGGAGAGGACGCAGACGGTTTATCGCGATTCTTTCCGGCCAGTGCGTCGAGTAGCGGCTGGGCAGACCAGCACAAGGGTGCCCAGTGCCAGGAGCGCCACGGATGCCGGCTCAGGCACAACCACCGAACCATAGAGGCCGAAGACCAGGTCGAATGCCGAGCGATCACCCCGCGGCGACCAGACCGACCAGTTATTGGCAGCGGTACTCACGATGGGAAATGAAACTGTCGTCCCGCCCCAGTTGGTGACCGACGCTCCGGCTACGCCATCCGAGCGGTCAGCCCTGAACTTGTAAGCCTGACTGCCCGTGCCGCTGAACTCGGTAGTAAAGAGATAGGTCTGGCCCTGCGTCAGCGTGGCTGTCTGGTCAAACGAAAAGGTATGAACGGCGCCATCGGCATCGGCGGGAGTCATGGTCGCCGTCGCCAGGACGGTACCGACCGAATCCCGCAGGCGGAGGAGAAGGTTGTTCGTAGGCGGTGTTGCACTGAGGGCGGCGGCGAACGTCACCTCCGTAATTTCCACCTTGGCGCCTGCAGGAACTTCCTTGTCCGTGATCACAAACTGTTCGCCGTTGAAACTCGTGGCCGTGCTGCTGAGGAAACCGTTAGCTGGCGCCCCCCAACTGGTGTAGGGTTGACCGGGGCCGACGATGATGTTCGAGCCGTCAGCCAGGACGAAGAAGGGATCCTTGCCTGTGGTCCACGCGCCGCCGTTGACCTTCGCCAGACTGTTGAGGCTGGTGTCGCCGGCGCGGTCGTAGGGGCGGATGGCGTTGTTGGTACTGCTGCCGTAGATCGCAAAGGAGGAAGGCCCGCCGAGGTCCACCGGCTCGACGACGAGGTGATAGACCGTGTTGGCGGTGAGGCTGACGGCAGTGAACGAGGCACTGGGGCGTCCAGCTGTCGGGTTAAAAACGCCGGGAGTATTGAGCCAGGTGCCGCTGGGGACGCCTGACGCATCGGTCTGGATGCCGATACGGGCGGTGGGGGTTCCGACCAAGCCGCTGTAATAGAGGTAGGCGTTGTCGGCGGTGAAGCTCTCCAGAGCAGTAAAGCGTGCGGAGTAGGCGTCGTCGAGCGAGTTGATCGCCACCGCGGGTGAATAGGAGTCCCAGGTCTCAGGGTGGCCGAACACGCCGCTGTCACCATAGTTGTAAACCGGGGCGGCACTGACCACAGACGGAACTGCCGCCATCGCCGCGGCAGCCAGTAACGGCACCAAGCCGCGGAGGTGACTCGATCGGGTCTCTGCCTTCATCTTTTTCCTTCCCTTCCCATGAATATGGCAAAGCATGGCTCACCAAGTTTAAGCCCAAACACCACAAAATCCAACCGTTTTAGTTGGGTTTTTTAATAATTATTTGCTTGCGGGACGTGTGTCCGGAGATTGATCAAAATCCGCACGCAGACGCGAACCTCAGGCGGGTTTGGTGACGAGGAACGGCCCAAGCGCCAGCGCGTCAAGATCGCTTTTGACCAGTGTGTCAATCGCGATCTGCGGCGTGCCCACGATGGGGAACCCGTGCAGGTTGAAGCTCGTGTTGAGCACTGCACCAAGTCCGGTGATGGCCTTGAACTCCTGAATGATTTCGCGATAGGACGGGTTAAGCTCGTTGACGATCTGCGGCCGTACCGTCAGATCGAATGGGTGCATGCCGGCGATGAACGCGTTCTCCGCATTGTTGCGCGTGTCGAAAGCCTCGATCATCCAATACGGCCAGCCCTTGAGGTTTTTGATGTATTTGTCCGCCTCCTCCTGAAGCATGGAGGTGGCAAAGGGCATCCAGAAGTCGCGGTATTTGATGGCGAAGTTGAGCTTGCGGATCTGCCGCAGATCGCGCGGGTCCGCCAGGATGGAGCGATTTCCCAGTGCGCGAGGGCCAAGCTCTTCGCGGCCATTGAAACGCGCCACGATCTTCCCTGACGCGAGCAGTTGCGCAACCTGTTTGGCGGGCTGAGTCATGCGCTCAAACGGCAGGCCCGACTCACGCGCCGCCTGCTCCATCTCCGCCTCAGTGAACTCGACGCCTAGATACATGTCGCGGGGCAGGTCGAATTGCGGCGGGATGTTGCGCTGTTTGCACAGATCGAGATAACCCAGAATCGCCGCACCGACCGGCGAGCCGCCATCGTCACTGGCGGGATAGGCGTAAAACGCCTCGACTCCGGGCATCTCGCGGATGAGCTTGTTGGCTTTGACGTTCAGAAACGCTCCGCCTGCACAGGCGATGCGGTTGAGACCCGTCGCTTTGCGGGCGTTGGTCACCCACTGGATCATCAACTCCTCGAACACCTGCTGACAACCAGCCGCAGTGTTATCAAAGCGCTGACAGTAGAGACGTTTGGAAATATAGCGTTGCAGCGGTTCGGCGATCCGACCCGTGCGGTTACGGAACTCCAGACCCTCAACCTGAAACATGCCCCGGAGAATCGGCGCGACGTATTCCGCCTGACCATACGGAGCCATGCCCATCACCTTGTACTCGTGCTCCCAGGGCTTGAGGCCCATGTGACGGGTGATGGAGGAGAACATCCAGTTGGCGGGGCTGTGAAACTTCGGCGTCTGCGCGATGACGCGGAGGTCGTGACCGCTGCCGACATTCACAGTCGCGCACAGGCCGTCACCTGCGCCGTCGAGCGTGAGCACGATCGTGTCCTGAGTCCACGGCCGGTGGTAATAGGCACAGGCTGCGTGCGTCAGGTGGTGGTCGTAGGTCTGCAAGGGTTTGTCCGCCAGACCAAACTGCGCCAGCCCTTCGAGCAGGTGCTGTGTTTTGCGCATGCGGGACATCACTGCCCGGCCGAGATTGGTTCCCCAGTGCGTGCGGCCCAGCCAGGTCATCAAGGTCAGAACGGAATAGATTTTCTTTTTGGCACCGAGAGTGGGAGTCGTGTTACGGATGCGTCCTGACAGCGCGATCAGGTCCACATCCTTGGGATCGATCCCCGTACGCTTGAACGCTTCAGCGATGGAGCGATCGGGGGTGCCCGCATAGTTCTTGATATTTCGTCGC
Proteins encoded in this region:
- the hemL gene encoding glutamate-1-semialdehyde 2,1-aminomutase, which produces MPKTQAPRYAKSSRAFVRAKKLLPGGVNSPVRAYRSVGRDPIFITRGRGAFVTDLDGRRYVDYVGSYGPLILGHAPSTVIKAVAQAARRGTSFGMPTQAESELAEMVIDALPSIEKVRFVNSGTEATMSAIRLARAVTGRSRIVKCTGGYHGHADALLAEAGSGAATCGVPGSAGVPTTAIADTLLVPFNDLAAMTKLFAQQGEKIACIAIEPVAGNMGCVPPAPGYLQGLRRLATRHGALLLFDEVMTGFRVAYGGAQTLYGVKPDITCLGKVIGGGLPCAAYGASREIMSSVAPDGPMYQAGTLSGNPLAMAAGLATLRVLRDGKAYRRLERASARLARGLDAAARSAGVPVHLSRVGSMICPFFHAGPVRNYEDARQSDTNAFTKFFGAMIDAGIVLPPSQYETWFVSTAHEDRVIDRTIDAAARAFEAVRD
- a CDS encoding PEP-CTERM sorting domain-containing protein (PEP-CTERM proteins occur, often in large numbers, in the proteomes of bacteria that also encode an exosortase, a predicted intramembrane cysteine proteinase. The presence of a PEP-CTERM domain at a protein's C-terminus predicts cleavage within the sorting domain, followed by covalent anchoring to some some component of the (usually Gram-negative) cell surface. Many PEP-CTERM proteins exhibit an unusual sequence composition that includes large numbers of potential glycosylation sites. Expression of one such protein has been shown restore the ability of a bacterium to form floc, a type of biofilm.), which produces MARSRAASKCARVLLPVGLALLTGTLPAHALVNPVTFNFSGGTAGNYDWYDGSNWTYTDSTVPTPLTGTGVIPGQIGQYYPAGDKVIIGETTGDRTITTPTVTSNVFEFTMTQTPTSSGVNTLKLGGNLYQYGYPWTFTVNNTTGDASKMVIDLNGYTLGAYIGTYDYVTFKNSVPGGSIVDSYGPGIYHSIIESGVTIKASGWMWSGGNTNNWMPGSRLVLTNSVMMYTYGDQQAYQMDIGESGNPTQGAMSLVNNWAQSVKSDVVIYAPTSGNPLSLGNSTFSVGGNFTDYGADSADSYTDGTIIFNGSPATARNISIDRHLNSTVDIRVGNSSADKGNIKLAQNLDMAGDFYVTNGSAIDLGDPMLTVGSFTQLADPLATATSIDIGIDLTGVPGTVQVNGDLTLNDFTLHIYGHTDLTQDLVIFTYTGSLIGTPNLVGIDVDTSTGRLYYDALVASGGQVKLTNLFIPEPASLALLAAGGLLMLRRHRSER
- a CDS encoding PEP-CTERM sorting domain-containing protein (PEP-CTERM proteins occur, often in large numbers, in the proteomes of bacteria that also encode an exosortase, a predicted intramembrane cysteine proteinase. The presence of a PEP-CTERM domain at a protein's C-terminus predicts cleavage within the sorting domain, followed by covalent anchoring to some some component of the (usually Gram-negative) cell surface. Many PEP-CTERM proteins exhibit an unusual sequence composition that includes large numbers of potential glycosylation sites. Expression of one such protein has been shown restore the ability of a bacterium to form floc, a type of biofilm.), with amino-acid sequence MSRKIHLSTRTLLASLMTAAAVGTPALALDHNWLANPSLNGTVNSLTNWDSDGNSIPGEGTDSVPGSTDFILFNNNAGSPYTVGLTGDINTSWYRIGSDKIIFDLSGYSLIARDAITTYNFGDGARIGTLAGETAEVTVSSSVAGTNSMRNFLNSGDAPYVALLISQGTGAPPISTVTLNIDDSLGFAAKLEHSGNVFIANGYNGSTATVNIDGAGSEFNTYQAGGGQFTQVNGGATINVTNGGKFHAHTLNTAQTPGVAYFNVQSGGIVEANDGTYSYFNPSETVIDTGGSWTARDVQMGYYRFYSGDSTFARVTVDGATSSLNFRNLTMGVTNGNDGNGSITVKNGALMTVAQTMTINAKRLAASATIDQSTVTLDTGTLRVGSSGQAGVVNVGGILRGNGSITRAVGALSLDVNVGLLNNAGTAGDTSDDTTYGRIRPGDLTASAAYGDLTISDGNLTVNLGGGIDMEFGLNGAPLDNDTITVTNGVVTINGDLFYSVLGGYTPHATGPVEYFDLVTAPSIVYAAASDNMNSLMAGFGLGAGDYFYGIRSIGGNDVLRLEIPEPASLALLAAGGLLLLRRRTNR
- a CDS encoding PEP-CTERM sorting domain-containing protein (PEP-CTERM proteins occur, often in large numbers, in the proteomes of bacteria that also encode an exosortase, a predicted intramembrane cysteine proteinase. The presence of a PEP-CTERM domain at a protein's C-terminus predicts cleavage within the sorting domain, followed by covalent anchoring to some some component of the (usually Gram-negative) cell surface. Many PEP-CTERM proteins exhibit an unusual sequence composition that includes large numbers of potential glycosylation sites. Expression of one such protein has been shown restore the ability of a bacterium to form floc, a type of biofilm.), with amino-acid sequence MRRTGKLIVASLALAASTSLAGAGITIDLNGYPAHAGLQIGDGVNPLVYQSFSSPGASINLGTLLPNTTYGMDWYHNSGAGSSDSYFITGATGDEVVFVSNNQYNTGPASMATGFTPGDSTIYMNTQTVTYNANNVANVSGQTGVYYIYGSFPPYSIGANAGPQIIKALPGYVSVDNLYNPGQSTEDYAFFVGDGTTSAMPGYEQYAGFSGLSVSPKSIIAHFKVESDHSLGAIYVSYQQPVFNAVTVQSGPTTWEYTFDIVLTPGNAGQLLADFENLQNQTFGATGDAVKGDGSPWAGSVVVGDVNWAPKLAQAGDLYWFVTTGGPSNSTFSTISGTLDGGGDPVNLTITATLIPEPASLALLAAGGLLMLRRRSVR
- a CDS encoding PEP-CTERM sorting domain-containing protein (PEP-CTERM proteins occur, often in large numbers, in the proteomes of bacteria that also encode an exosortase, a predicted intramembrane cysteine proteinase. The presence of a PEP-CTERM domain at a protein's C-terminus predicts cleavage within the sorting domain, followed by covalent anchoring to some some component of the (usually Gram-negative) cell surface. Many PEP-CTERM proteins exhibit an unusual sequence composition that includes large numbers of potential glycosylation sites. Expression of one such protein has been shown restore the ability of a bacterium to form floc, a type of biofilm.) yields the protein MSLKLLGGFATLLLAGVSPSVVFPATVPIELTNHTTDNTLYPGDTRADGATSEVAFVNDFDQTLSTKMEVTTGGLGTSKVGPFFYQSASYNPAAPVPIGFIGDLKALTYDWYRESPDSIPKTNAWYSAAIRIYVGIDSPASPTGELIWENAYNESYEFTAADDTWVNNYDIVDQGVTNGSSAGRFYLRADPDGAGASPRQNYGDSSGFTLAQWLAPVTDPTSVRFLNPTWPTVSVDRYVYGVTFSVGSGAPVGVGYVDDVTLFIPEPASLSLLAAGGLLMLRRRRA